The genome window ctggtgagcaagatgtatgagacaggcgaaataccctcagacttcgaggagaatataataattccaatccctaagaaagcaagtgttgacagatgtgaaaattatcgaactatcagtttaataagtcacagctgcaaaatactaacgcgaattcttctcagacgaatggaaaaactggtagaagccaacttcgggaaagatcagtttggattccatagaaacgttggaacacgtgaggcaatactgaccctacgacttatcttagaagttagattaaggaaaggcaaacctacgtttctagcaattgtagacttagagaaagctgttgacaaggttgactggaatgctctctctcaaattctgaaggtgacaggggtcaaatacagggagcgaaaggttattcacaATTAGTACaagaacaagatggcagttataagaatagaggggtatgaaaggggagcagctgttgggaagggagtcagacagggctgtagctatccccgatgttattcaatctgtatattgagcaagcaataaaggaaacaaaagaaaaatttggagtaggaattaaaatccatggagaagaaataaaaacttgaggtttgccgatcacattgtgtaattctgtcagagacagcaaaggtcctggaagagcaattgaagggaatggacaatgtcttgaaaggcagatataagatgaacatcaacaaaagtgaaacgaagataatggaatgtaaattaaatcggatgatgctaaggaaattagattaggaaatgagacacttaaagaagtagatgagttctgctatttgcggagcaaaataactgatcattgttaaagtagagaggatagagaatgtagactggcaatggcaagaaaagcgtttccgaagaagagaaatttgttaatataagagtatagattgaagtgtcagaaagtcttttctaaatgtatttgtattgagtgtagctacGAATGGATGtcaaacatggtcgataaatagtctagaaaagaagagaatagaagctttcgagatgtggttctacagaaaaatactgaagattagatgggtagatcacgtaactaatgaggaggtactgaatgtaaTCATGGAGAAGAGtattttgtgtcacaacttgaccagaaggaatGATCGGTTAGTAGGAagcgttctgcggcatcaagggatcaccaatttagtgatggagaaaagtgtggagggtgaaaatcctagagggagaccaagagatgaatacaccaagcagattcagaatgctgtaggttgccgtagttactcggagatgaaggagcttgcaagtagcatggagagctgcatcataccagtctctggactgaagatcacgacaacaacaacatgatgcaaATTTATGGAATAGCGATGCCGAAACAGTATTTGGCGGCATTTTTCACAGCCTGGACTTACAAAAACTACGGCTAAGCGAATGAAATAGTACAATGTCGTCTTAGCAGTCGTGATGACCCCATTTGTGAAAAGGCGCTGTATCAGGGCGCTTGATCCAAGCTAGATCCTGGGTGTGCGGCGGTGCTCTCCATCTCCGATGTCGTTCGAAAAAGGAGCTTTTTACATGCTTATGTATCGAGAATGTTACGTCCTCCAGAGATACGAGAAGTGACTGTACATAGAGAGGGTGCCACAAGGCAGGTCCAGGCTCAGAGAAGGGCAAGATAGTTATGGTCAGACGCTGTAGAGGGCGCAGACAACACGGATTATGTTATGCTTCCACCTTGCGTCACATAAATAGTTTCTTGGTATTCATTAGAAAAACATGGATATAAGCAGGTGCATGGTTCCACTCAGTTTGTTGATCGCCTGCGtacgtatttatttcattcttctatTAGTCCATGTTCGCTTTCCCCTCACATCTGTCGGTTTGAACAttctccttctctctgtccttctcttcctccccttctctctcttgCCATATGTATACCTCAAACTCCCCTGTCTTTAcattcttctcctccttcttcctGTCATTGTAGCCCTCCTCCAATCCCcgctctatgtccatttcctcctgccccttCCACTGCCCATCGCTTCGTCTGCGTGCTttttctgcccatcttctcctgctACATGTCCACCACTTTCATCCCCTTTGACTGCCAATTTCCTCCTACCCCCTCTACATGTCCACCTCCTCCTACCCCACCTTTtcatctcctccctcccctctcaaGGTCCATATCCTCCCCCCTCTCattgtcaatttcctcctcccctcaGCCTCCCTGCCTGTTTCCTCCACCATCCCtctgccatctcctcctcctattatttctgttcatttcctcctcctccctctctctgtccatctccttcttccctccctctctgtccatctccttcctttctgtccatttcatcccacccctctctctctccatctcatcctacccctctctctgtctatctctcccctttctctgtccatctcctcttctctccattctctatccatctcctcctacccatctctctattcatctcctcctcccctctctctattgATCTCATCCTCCCTCCTTCGTCCTCTTTTCTGTCTCCCCATCTTCTGCTCCTGCCCTCCACTTCTGTGTCTATCAACCCCATCTGAACAGGAGTTTGGTGGTTCTTAAACACACAATATATCTCTCCAGATAGCAAGTAACATGTGTACCAAAGTtgactgaaatcgatccaggggctgAGGAGGAGCTTTGTACCTGTGGCTTCGTCTGTGTAAGCATATGTCACATACGAGcatatttcatatatttcacacacatttttacacgtatttcacctgtatcaatAAAGAGTTTCGCAATGCAATTTCGTTTTCACGcgactcaatgtttatgacatcatatctcctaaaccacATGTCGTACAGTGAAATAATTTCCCTGGAACACTCAGTTGTATATCTGGATAATATCAGCGTGATGTGTcccgaatacagttagtagcaaagaagtaataaattaaatcgtcattCCGATGCAGTACTTTTACTGTGTGGACAGCAAAAATGTTGTAAGTGATAGACTGTTTCAGTAAGTGAAAAACACTAGTTTACTTTTGTTCTACAgaattaattttattgtgttaaccagtttttgacttacatttactgagtattgtcaaaaGAAGTTATAgcgtttgtaaacaacattggaagagaagttacactTCTGGATTGAAGCAGAAACGAACAGTAAGTAACatttttgacagtgtggtggtaatgcaatgaaaaagtaaaatattgaacagtaaataaataaaaacggagtAGACagactttaacacaaaataggaacagcatgcctacataacagtttctattaacaaAAAAGCTAATAAAAtcagtacttgacaaggctacttcaaatggagagtgatacacaagcCAATTAAAAGCAGAAAggattatcagtgtaactacagaatGTCTAAGGAACTTAAACAATATCAGTGAGATagacagaaatgaataaatgcaagaaaatggaggagtgtgagggaacatacagtaaacgAAATCTTTGAGAGTATTGTGGTGctgcattttaaaaagtaaaaaggctgaacaatacacaaatacaaaaagagCAAATAGGAAAATCATTAACACTATACTCAAAACTGtgactatgtaacagtttgcattaaataaatgaaccaagtaaaattaaaacaatatctgatgagacaactacaagaggtattgaacatggaaagtaatacaagtaccaatTGAAAGAAAGCCTTAACAACTGAAACTAAAGTCTATATTTAATACATACAAAACTTCAATAAAATGAAAGAACTTAATCAATATAGGTAAATGGGAAAATttaggaacagacagtgtgggatgtaatgaaaaacagagatgattatatgaagtttaagaGAGGGGCAAAAGTGTTGAGCTGAGTCTGGTCAGTTAAGATTAGATCTCTACTGTGAGTTAGATGTTTGCTTATTTCCAGGGCTTCCAACAGGTTGAGTTTATGGACTTTCTTTGCTAAGTGAAggacatgggacactggctggtagttgtgaccctgaCACAGTACATGATCAGCAAATGCGAgttcagaattctgcaacctcctgctgtgttcatgttcagccagcctagttccTATGTccctgcctgactgaccaatgtaaaacttgtcacaatcagaacaggtaattttgtataccccactgatggctaataactggatcttaccTTTGCTATTCAAAATACACTGGACTCCCGTGTTCTTAACATAGTAGaaaagcctatacttgcaggctttcagtgctttggctacaatctgtgatacatcTCCTAGATATGGTAATCTACatcatttcttgcagacagtggatgagGAAGCAGATAgagcatagaggaggggtataatttttcgTTTGCGGGATGTAGTCAATAAGGACTGGACTGTAGCCATtgactgtggcaataaattttattgtatcgaactctgctttaaaatcatctctggacgtgGGGATGGATATGAGACTGTGTACCACTGAGTGGAAATCTGCAAGTTTGTGAGCTACGGGGTGTTgtgtctgtagttgtagtttttcgataaattttgaaacaatgagtGTATGTGTACTGatatcaatggtgagatctaagaagtttatggatttgttgccaatctccatATTGCCCCCCCGTTGTTTCGGGTAGCAGTAGAGCAATGTATAGTGCGGTCCCAAGCTGTCGTgggtgcagatggtcgtcacaatgAGCAACGCTTGTAACCTCGAACGAAACACACTGTGTGTAATTAACGAACGTTATCCTCTCATGTGCAAATGAGAATGTGTttgtttcaatggtttattcgttatttctcatcCTCGTACCCTTAAAAATGTTACACGAAGTTTCGTTGTCCTGCTAGAACTCGTTTTTCATTGGAGCCTTCTTATGGAgccaaaatttaattataaccaccaggtattAATGAACTCAGCGCTCGTGATTGAATAGTGTTTAATTGACGATTCATTTTTAAGTGCAGTAAAGAAGTCGCCACAATGGTTCCTATTTTTTATAAACAGTCTTGGAGAACGCCTTGTAGACTATGCTTATTAATGAGGCGCCACTTGTTTACCTCCATTTTAATGGACTCGTACTACGATCGCTTCTTCCCACTCACTTGCATCCTTTCTTCGTCGCTAGTATTTAATAATCATACATTGTGATAACCTTATTACTAATAATAAATGACTTATTCTTCCATCTTCATTTAGATGATGCGAAGAGTACTGAGGTTCTGACTATCCGACACGTCTATATCGATCTTTCAAGACTTAAGACACGTACAAATTCTTTTATAACACTCCGTTACAATTTAAGCTGTTACGTTACAAGTTACATCCCATATGCTGGCAAATTTCAGATAATGTAGGTAGAAAGACGAAATATCGCATCTGCAGACCTGCAATTTTTAAaccaacagaataaaaaaaaatttattaaatggcACAGAGTGGTGTACAAAAAATATCATGCAAGCACTGTGGAAAATATCATTGGTCAGTCAGGCATAGCCGTGGCAATTAAGGTAGCTGAACATGAGGGAAGTTGGTAAAAGAAAAACACTGGTATGATGTAGAGCGTGAAGTTTTATATTCTATAAATAAGAGCAGAGAGATGACCCTGCTGCAAACACTAGAAATCAACAAATATATGACACAGAATCCCAGCTTAGTATTAAATAAACAAATTCATTTTCGTGTCTCCACTCTTTTAAATTAAGTTTTAGTTATgaataacagttttaaattgtaaATTCAGATGTTGTTTCATCATCTGTTGTATGTAcctcttaaaaatttatttacattttagttaatgtaattatttctgTGTTATAAAAAGCTATAATACTTCCACATGCAAACACTCTACATCTCATAATTTTTTCATCTTCCGTGCAAATTACACCTGTGTACGTCGCACGTCATTGTACCTgtatttgcgacattcagttgtcacctgaggaCGGCCTAAGAAGTCGCAAACCGGTTCGTAAGCAAATTAATACAATTTTCCAGGGCGGCAGGCCGTATTTCCTATCTAAAATTGTTATATTGCTCTGCCAAGCAGCAACGGAAAATTTAGTTATACTTTTCTAGTCTGGTGAGTAAAACGTCAACTACTTTCGTGCATGTACTTTATtcgtattagccggccgcggtggtctcgcggttctaggcgcgcagtccggaaccgtgcgactgctacggtcgcaggttcgaatcctgcctcgggcatggatgtgtgtgatgtccttaggttagctaggtttaagtagttctaagttctaggggactgatgaccacagctgttaagtcccatagtgctcagaaccatttgaaacatttttattcgtATTAGTTCATTACATGAGTGTTGTATATCATGAAGAAAcagaatagaatgagattttcactctgcagcggagtgtgcgctgatatgaaacttcctggcagattaaaaatgtgtgccggaccgagactcgaactcgggaccttcgcctttcgtgagcaagtgctctaccatatgggctacccaagcacgacacacgtcccgtccttacagctttacttctgccagtatctcgtctcctaccttccaaactttacggaagctctcctgcgaaccttacagaactagcacccctgaaagaaaggatattgcggagacatggcttagccacagccagagggatgtttccagattgagattttcactctgcagcggagtgtgcgctgatatggtaaagcaattacccgcgaaaggcaaaggtcccgagttcgagtctcggtctggcacacagttttaatctgccaggaagtgtcagaaACAGATTAAATAGACAGTGGGAGACTACTGATGAAACAAACACGTTTCCCAGCTGGCGGCCGCTACTTGCGGCAGTGGCAGGTGCCCTTGTGACAGACGCCTCCCCTGTAGCCTCGGTTCATCACGATGCAGTGGACGGCGCACGCAGGGAATGCCACGCCGAAGGCGCTCAGTGGGCCGTCACACGTGAAGCGCACGTGGCGGTCGCCGTAGTGCTCCCCCTCCGCTGTTGCTGGAAAGCACAATGCAGTGAGTAATAACACGTATTTAGGATATTATTAATAGCAAGACACAACCATTGCGTAAATAGTGCGAAAAATGTGAGCATATTTGTAAAATTTGAATTATGTGATCCAAACTTGTCGACTACTTTTCGATACTAGATTTTACACTTCAAGTACTAGCAGTACTAGCCCGCTGgtaggccgtgcggtctaacgcaaggctttccgggcgggaaggagcgccggtccccggcacgaatcagcccggcggatttgtgtcgaggtccggtgatccggccagtctgtggatagtttttaggcggttttccatctgcctcggcaaatgtggctggttccccttattccgcatcagctacactaagtcggcgataactgcgcaaacaagttctccacgtacgcgtacaccaccattactctaccacgcaaatataggggttacactcatctggtgtgagacgttccctggggggtccaccgggggccgaaccgcacaataaccctgggttccgtgtggggtagcgcaggggtgaagtggactgcggtagtcgccctggggttgcggaccactgcggctgaggcggttgacggagcctctccgtcgtttctaggaccccggttaacataacataacataactagAAGTACTAGCTATATACGAGTGGTATATATCTGATATATGATGGTGCTTATTTGGATATCTGCATGAATACGAAATCGAGTGATCGCATAGTTTCAGTCGCACGTAAAGCGGGTGGCTGATTTCGGTTCGTTGCTATGATACTAGGAAAGCGCTTTCTGGGAACAAAGGAGATTTCTAACAGATCACCAGTACGAACtctcctagaatattgttcaagtgtgtggggcctGTACGAGGTGGGACGAACAACGGATGTAGAAAGTCTACGAAGAcggacagcatgaatggtcactggTTTCTTTGACTTgcgggaaagtgtcacagagatgctgaatccCTGAACTGGTAGACACTTGGCGACAGATACCATCGCGAGAAAACCCGCTTACAATGTTTCAATTTACAACGCTTCAATGTTACAATGCATCTAATTTTTTAGACCTCTTCAAATATCTTCCAACAAAATACACATTTCGACTGCTCTCTCGGCATCTTCTTCAGGAGTCCCCTGTTAGCTTAACTCTGTCACAGACAAGTGTTGCTTTCACTTATAAAAGAATTTTCCCAGACTTGTTTTACAGAGGTGGACTTACTGATTAAAATTTTTAGGGCTTGTGTTGGTGGGCTAGCTTGAGTGGACACGTAGCTGTAACAGGCAGAGAAGGAGAGGGGGAAGGATTACCAAAATATTAATGTCGTTCCGCAGAGGTAGCTTCCCGGTCATTGTTTGTATCCCACGTAAGCCGTGACTGCGTATTAACTTCCTTGAAGGCAGGAAGGCACGAAGTTGGAAGCCTATAGTCGTCTTCTCTTTGAAACTCCTTCCTTATTTCGAATACGCTTACAAATGAATGCACAAGAACGGAATATTATTTTATCGAAGTTGGATATTGTTCAATTCTGTTGCTGATACACAATtagagagttcaaaatggttcaaaaatggctctaagcactatggaaattaacatctgacgtcatcagtcacctagacttagaactacttaaacctgactaacctaaggacgtcacccacatctatgcccgagacaggattcgaacctgcgaccgtagcagccgtgtggttccggactgaagcgcctagaactgctctgtcaCAGCGGCTGGCCAATTAAAGAGTGATGAGGGTGACGGCAACCAGTCACAAATATTTCTGAAAAGGTTTATCCCATTGCCACGGCAAGTTTCGGACCATTATGTTTCGACAGATGACTGCATTTGAACAAGTGTAGCCATCTGGACCTGTTATGCCATTGAAACAAACCGTTTGCAACAATGTTTCTGACTAGTTCCGACCTTCTCAAATTATTCTGAACTTAAAAAATAGTACAAGGTAATCTCGAACACATATTGTCATTAGTTTTGTAGCTTGTggaatatatatgtaaatgtatatgAAATGGGGAAAATACCCAAAAAAGAAGTAGTACTAGATCGTTCGCCGCAACAGAAACAGTCGGATACGATGCTCCGAACAGATGAAGTATGAAGCTTGCCTCACCTGGGGAAGAAGAGGCCATGCTGGAAACAGCAAGCAGAGTGAACAGGAAGGCGACCGTCGATGTCTTCATGGTGCTGTCCTCTCGGAGATTATGTGTGTCTCAGCGGCGTACCTGGACCGTGCTTCTCTTCAACAGGTGACGCCATATATAGCGGCCGCAGGCACTCTGGGTGCTTTCCAGGCGCCTCAGACAGTGCAAACTAAATGCTATTAGCAGTGCTCTGTGCTGCAGCGACACCTTCTTGTGAAGCGTACATCGTCTGCCTACAACAGCGCGCTACGCAACGAAGCTTCAAGCGGGACTTCTCGCCACGTGCCATGGTTCTATTTTTTCCGTACAAATCCAGATCATCAGCAACAGTCTTAAAATATGTGAAAGGAATAAAACCTCTgaaatttaaggaaacagcaaCACTTGCAACTGTCAACTGCCATGTTGTAAACGTTGGCTCTGGGAGGACACCATCTGAAAATCTTGCGCAGGACACCATCTATATCCAAGCTTAGTTGCTGCGTGTTGCTCCACAGTTATTTCTAGTATAGTAAAGAGCCACAAGCTTATATTACGaagcattttgttgttgttgtggtcttcagttcaacgactggtttgatgcagccctccatgctactatatcctgtgcaagcttcttcatctccatgtaactactgcaacctgcacccTTCTGAATCAGCTTTGTTTATTCAttccttagtctccctctatggtttttgccctccacgctgccctccagtactaaatttcttgaccccttgatgcctcagaacatgtcctaccaaccgaccccttcttctagtcaagttgtgtcacaaattcctcttctccccaattctgttcagtacctcctcattagttaagcgatctacccatccgatcttcagaattcttctgtagcaccacctaccaaaagcttctattctcttcctgtctaaactagttattgttcatgtttcacttgcatacatggttacactccatacaaatactttcagaaatgactctctgacacttaaattaatactctatgttagcaaatttctcttcttcagaaacgtttttttgccattgccgctccccaaatatcaaaacgcatctactactttaagtggctcatttcctaatctaattcccccaccatcacctgatataattcgactacattccattaccctcgcgtTGCTGTTGTTggctttcttgtgaaacacaactagctctttactcacacgatgtATTGAGTGCTTTGGACAGTGAATTTCAAATTGACTCCGTATTTCTTTTGACACtgcacctcacaagcggcttgtaataaaGTTTCGACcatatagaatatcgtctcagttatgcgactgaattcgtggtttcctctcagagacgtcacaactgacggaaagtcatcgagtaaaacagaaatgacttCTGGCTTTCCCCAACACCTAGACCCCCAAagatataggccctctgctgttccttatctatacaaacgatttaggagtcaATCTGTGCAGCCA of Schistocerca serialis cubense isolate TAMUIC-IGC-003099 chromosome 2, iqSchSeri2.2, whole genome shotgun sequence contains these proteins:
- the LOC126456401 gene encoding defensin-like; this encodes MKTSTVAFLFTLLAVSSMASSSPATAEGEHYGDRHVRFTCDGPLSAFGVAFPACAVHCIVMNRGYRGGVCHKGTCHCRK